Sequence from the Trichomycterus rosablanca isolate fTriRos1 chromosome 10, fTriRos1.hap1, whole genome shotgun sequence genome:
CATCTTGAGAATAACAAACTGAAGACTCTACCAAACAGTCTGGTTTTCACCGCACTGCAGAACCTCACCCTGTTCAACAACCCATGGACCTGCAACTGCCAGTTAGCCAACCTTAGAAAGTAAAGGCAAACCACCTCTACATCAACCACCACAGACAACAAAGCACTTAAATCAACTATTAGATTTGATCATCAGATTTAAAACACTAGCATACATTTGTTTCTTTGCATATCTAGATGGATGGACACCGGTCGTCATCGCACTGATGCAGTTTGTGCATCTCCTGGAAATCAGAAAGGCAAGCAAATCAGAGACAGCACTGCTTTCAGCCGGTGCAAAACAAAGCCaaaaaaagacaagaagaaaGCACAACTCTGAAAAGGTAACTGATTCAATTCACAGTATGAATAAAATATAGGTCTTAACCTAAGAAACCAACAAGTTACATCAGTGTTGAAATCAATCTTCCTCCAGTTACTTTCTCCAAGATGTTTCTCCCTTTGGAACAACTTGTTTTTCTGCAATAATTACTCATAAAATGTTGTGCAAACTTAGTAAACACAATCTGCCAGAccaacaaacaataaaacattgtAATTATTCATTGAACCCCTTAATTCCACATTCCAGACGATTTTAGATCcacttttctatatttttgcATTGTTAAACATCCAGATGTCCTTTTAGAGGGCAGAGGCCTTCACTGTTATAATTATGTCTGATGCCAACTTTAAAATACAGTGGCCATCTCATAGACTCCATGGTGAAAGTGGTCTTCCACTATTATTTGAGTGGTCAGTAAACACCAGAATGAAGCAAAGCACCTTCCACAACTCCCTTATTAGCAGATTTAAAAATCATTGAACTTTATTGGCATGGACCTGTCTGAAGGTACACCGGTGAATACAGctgtttaaaatgcaaaaactgaCCTTAATCCTTATCAGCTCATCATAATGTATGTATTATTATGGATTTCCATTGATTTGTATCCAtccctacaaaaaaaaaaaccttcaagcACTTTATAAATGAGCAAAATACGTTGTCAGTTAATCATCTCCTTGGAATAGAATTATGTGTGTGCTCGATTGGTGGCCCGATTATGATTCTGTCCTTGATTCCTGTCTGACACTAATAAACTGTGACTCCCATGCTGAACTTTGGGTCTACGGCTAGTGCCAGCCCAGGATACCCTGGTGTTCAAGGGGTTTGTAGTGTTCGCTTGGCTATTTAATTtgacttctttctttttgtcttccACAGGAGTCTCAGAGCAGATGCCTGTCCAGTGGACCGGCTTCATGTGCACAGAATGGAAGAAAGGCTATTTTGTACTTCAAATCTgtccatttttaatgttttagttcTATATTGTGGCATGCATGTAAACGTGGTCCGTTCATAATAGAAACACAGACTTTTGCCTAATTCTTTTTATCAAGAGTTAATGTCCAAAGGTCAATGGGTTACCATGACCACAAGCTTATAACAAACAAAGTATCAAACACATCCAAGCTTGAGATAAGCAGAGCTTTTGGGTTAGTACTAACAATGCAGAGAGATAAACAATTACATGCATGTAAACTCCATTAATTGAGCTACAGTATTTACAGAGCAACATACactcattgtttgttttttttaacagccACAGTTCTTCATGGTCAGCATGTTTTTAGAAACTATTAGTAACACTTCTGATATTTCAGTTCACATTCACATGATTGCATCACACGTTGGCAGCAGATTTGCCAGTCTTGTTCTCTCATTCTGCCACACTCACAGGTGCTCAGTTGGATTCAGATCTGCTGACTAAGGCCAGTAAAGTTCACTAAAGTTATTGTCAAGTTCAAGTTTGAGATTTAAGATTGGCAAATTGTGGCCACAAAGGGATGCACTATGGCATTATGAGGGCCAAATACGCACCTAGAAAATATACCTCATAACACCACTTCCAACACCTGTTAacaattaatttataataaccCTTTAAGTGAGAACATTAATTAAGAAAATACCTGGTGGTTCCCAACGGTCCATGCATCATTCATTACCGGGCCAcacagggaaaaaaaagaaatgattagAAATCGTTataaaagcaatgaaaacactgcttccatttccaacacactttGGTGTTACTGTCCCccatcacccctaggtgggagtgtctcgtTACAGCAAAAAACTCAGGGTACCCACtgattttacattatttgtgagtagtaatgttattctattttaaatcctcctgcccccCGCCATGCTTTTGCAAAATATACTGAAATATATTAATAAGGGTATTGCTGAATATTTGCAAGCCACCGTATTGTGTACATTACCAGATTATCTTGACATTTACTTTACTGTAAGAGCTGCTCGTTATCGCTTTCCAATAAACATCCAGGTAATCTTTACTGATGTGTGATATAGTTGCCTGAGTGACTGATGTTCTGATCTACAGAATGATACTGCCTAGTACAGTAATACTATTGTTCAAGCTTAGAATGGATAATAATGTGTTTTATCTGGGAACCACACAGGAATCCAGTTTGGCTACTAggagcgccagtccatcacagggcatcacacacccaCGCATTTACTCATTCAGTTACATCTAAGGGCAATACAGAGCAGCTAATCCACCTTCTAAAGGAACCCGCATGGACACAGGAGGAGAGTACACCAACTATTTAAAGACACTAAGAAATAGTTTTAACACAGGTTCCCACTCTAGTCaacgtttttatttttacatcaaGAACACAGAGGTGCCAAAACAATATCTGATTATCCCTTCAATACACAGGCCACAATATTTTGTGTGCAGTTAAAAGCTGCTTAATttcaaacaatattttttttcttttttaacttattCATGACATGGTATGTTTGTATTACACATTATATAAGTATACACCTGACCATAACGTTGCTAAACATctcattctaaaaccatgggcattaatatggagtagGCCCCCACTGCAGTGTAACAGCCTCCCCTCTTCTGGGAAGAATTCATCCACAAAATTCACATGATTTTAGAGTGTGTCTATGACCATTTGTGcccaaacagtaaaaaaaaaagcatttgtgaggtcaggcagggGTGCTGGTCAAGAAGGCCTGACAGACTTGCAATCAACATTGCAATCATCATTCAAAAAGTGTTTATTagggttgaagtcagggctctatGCAGGCCAGAGAAGTTTATTTACACCAAATTCTTCAAACCATGTATTTATGGGCTTTGCAGTTagtctggaacaggaaagagccttacCCAAACTGTTTTATGTAGCCAATTTTACAGCAACAAGTTAGTAATGAGAGTGGCTTAAACATCTGAACGTAATCATTGTGGTCATATGATGGCCACAACAATCCACAACAAAAAACATCTCTTTGACTGTCAGTAAAATCTTTGCATTGCAATAAAAAGGGGGTTCAGGACAGCGTGTAACACTTGTTAACAGACTCGCATTCAATTTACACATGTCTTACTTTGGTCATTTAGTAAATGCATCTAATTAGAATTTTATCTGTTGTATTGTTTCTTAATCATAATTCTAACAACAGTATCCAGGTTGAGAACTTCACAATGACATAAAGGTTGGCAACGTCCTGTACAAAAGTCTTTTGTGATTTCCATAAAGATGCATGATACTGACTGcatagtataataataagtattaatatattaatataataaacaactaatgtagtttaatttttaaaataggGAACgcttgaataaaaaaatacacttttgtGAAGTCATTTGTCTCCCTCTAGTGAATCAGAATAGCGTTCAATTTATTGCTAATTTAATATTTCAATACTATAACTTAATACTTCAATACATTCCAAAATATTGTGAAaggccttcccagaagagtgaaaAGTGGAGGCATTGTAAAGCTCATGGATGTCCATCAAGAACATGATCAGGTTTTACATTAAAGTGTGGAAGTGTCACAGTAAAAAAGCTTGATTGTACCACAAAGTGTCCTAACTCCTACTTTGTTTATTACCATGATGCCTTGTTTTACACGTATAAACCTGATTAACCTGAATTTCCCTTCAGAAATTATTATAGTGTTAGTATGGAACTCTCAATGTGGACAGTATATCCCTCTGAACATTAAGAAAACGACCACTTGGTGTGCCTGGAAAATGTTCAGATTCTATATAGCCAGCAGTGCCATATTTTTCTATTAATCAATTCTTTTGTCCTTCAATGGGTTGTTAAATAAAGCAACTAACACTTGTAGTCAAATCCTTTTAAGCCAATGATTATTACAGTGATACAGTACTTGGCTGGCAAAGAGAAATATACTTAACAAAAACTGTATTACAAATATGTTACATATTTTATTCTACAACAGAAGCCATAAGCCTTCATCATTAGAAAATGAAAGTGATTTTTCAGACTTTATTAACCCACAAAATGTTAATcatatttttgacatttttaatCTGGAGCCAGTACTTACAGTTATTTCCTTAATGCCCATGACTTTGACGACCTTCCTTATTACTTCAGGAGGACATGGAGAACCAGCAACAATTCCTGTCAAGTTACAGGACACATAACATTGTATAACATGCATTATATTTGCATAGTTCAAATTAATTAGTAAAACTGTGGATATTTCACAGTAGAGctctttaaaatcaaatccaagTCTGAGATGTGCGTTTGCACCGAATGACTTACCTGCTTCAACAGACGACAGGTCAAACTTGGCCAAATCAGGCTGACCAAGCATATCTATGTACATGGTTGGGGTGCCGTACACAAACGTGCACCTGCAACgaattaaacatttttgttaagtacacatactgtatgtaaatcATAGAAAGAGACAGTGGACAATGCAACTGCTATTGGCTAGGAAACTTTTGGAAATGGCCTAGGAACATAGCTACACTTTTATACCCAGTAATCTATGATTTCATATGTATATAGGCTATGAAAACATCTTTATGCCCCACTGCAATCCCATAATAGCAGGTCAGCAAGCAAACATTTAGCAGTCTGCAGCACTGGTTACATGTACAAAATAACATTGGTGACTGTTCTGATGGAGTGGGTACTAAATAGTCTGTAGCATTTACTCATCACAGCCAAGTATGCAGGCTGACTAACTGTTCACTTGCTCACGTTAAGACATAAAAAGTGGGATTTAAGTACCTGACCCAAATAACTATATTATGTACATAACAATACCACATTAAACAAATCGAGGTTGTGGAGTTTAAACACTCacttaataaaatgaaacattgTGTTCATGAATGTTTGTTTCTTAGTTATGAGGTGGAATCTGTGGGAAAATTATACTTTTATAATGTGGTAATACATGTGGCCTAATTATGAATCTACTGACTTGTGACCAAATAAAGTACCAAATCTTAGTAAGGTTTTGGGCCCCTACAAGGCAGCAACAGCTTCACTGCTCTATTGTGCAGGTATTTGACCTCAGAACCGCAATTAGGGTTTTGGTGATAGTGATGGAAAGCACTGgatagcgcctgcacagagatggtgtataatggagatcggtgcatGACTTAGCTCAACAGCAAGTTGGAGCATGTTAGTTACAGCCCTCCTCACCCGGAGGTGGAGGTCTGCTGCAATCGAGGTGAAATACGACCTGGTTATCGGATACAAcgagattgggagaaaattggggaaaatgcataaatagaaagaaaaaaaactacatatTGTGTTAAATGTTGATTAAAAAACCCTATAAAATAATCTATAAAATAgatataaaaagtaaaagtacagCTTCCTGCTTCTAGGCACATTTAATTGCATAGATGTTTTCCACACTTCAAGTATGATTACAAGTGACCTGGCATACATGCTGGAAATAGAAAATGCAGAATGAAATCAAAGTAAGATAACATGCTGGCATACTTTTCATTCTGCATGGCCGCGAGGTTGGCCCGCCCATCATATCCAGTGGAGGGAAAGACCAGCGTGATACCATGTACTGCCATCACCATTCCTCCACCTACTGAGCCAAAACAGTGGTACAACGGAACTGGAACACAGACTCGTATCTTTTTCTGTAGAACAATGCGGACAGCCAGTCAAGAAATGCATATCTACTGCAAATCATTATTTTTCAGACAAAGTTTTATCAAGTTTTATAATATAAGTTTTATCagactttttctgtctatcAAGCATCGCTTCACCTACAAGTGCCAGCAAAGGGTTTTAATCATCTCCAGCTTGAAAAAATaacaaacttaaaaaataatGCTACTGAAATTGGCTTACTATTTTATTCAGTTCTTAGTCTGATGTTTTAAACACTattgtgtatttttcttttgctttaatagCTAACAGTGCACCAATTGGCTCAAATGCAGATCCTAATTTTTCTTTCAGCCATGCAGCAGTTACAAATTTCTGTAGCATATATTGTATTGTCTCTGAAATTCAATATCGGATGCAAAAAGCATGATGCTAGCCAGACTAACCCTTCtcagtaaaacaaaaaaagtgcTCACTGCACATACAGCACTACTATGCAAGTGTGTCCAGTGCACGTGCTCCTGTAGGATGACTTTTAAGAatacttataaagaaatattgGCTTGATAAGGGATggtactttttactttttaggaACTTTTTTCACAGGTTTATAATCTGGGGCACCCGCTAGTTCCGCTAGTGCACCAACACTGGGGTTCCGAACTCTCCGAggtcgaatcttagctctgctaatGGCTGGCAACTTGCCTGCCGAGTGGGAAAAGACCTGACTAAAAAAGGAGGTGAGGTCTTCGATGCTGTGCAAGGGCCCTGGTTAGTAGTCTGAGGCGCCTATAAAGAAGTGGAGCAACTtggagatcagcgtgtgactctccatgtacgagactggcctcacatgcgaatccaccaaagtatggtcAAACAAAAAGAGGTTGGTGGATTACGCACATGTCAAAGGCAGCGTGTATCAGGCAAAATATACCCTTCTCGGACATGATTGGGGTCTCTaaatgctaaattgggagaaaaataggctctaaacaaatttagaattaaaaaaagctcatttttactgtcacacacagtaacacagtaaATGTGTCCCAGCTCTAATGTGTCACACTTTATCTATGAGTTATTTTATGGTTAGGACAGGTGGACACCGATTACCAAGTATGTGAGTGGTAGCTGGGCTACATCCTAAACCTCATCCCAAAGTGCTTTATAGTGTGCAACAATACCATTTACTACGTactatttggaacacagccaatTTCAATCACTGCCAGTTCTTTCAATTCTGACTTCAGGAAGCACAGCTTGcctaataaacataaaataaaagttttgaCCCACATTATTAAGACTTTGCTTTCACCCCTGCTTAAACCaagtcttttatttttcttcaacAGATTTTACTAAAAGTAGGCCTTGCAGGACTACTAGTCATTGCAGTGGATTTCTAACAAACCTGGTAACTGTAACGCACAGAGTTCAAACTCCACCACACAATAAGCATGTGCTTACCCTCCATTCAAAGCCAGTACGCAAGCCAATAAAGTAGGCATTGTTGACAATGTTGTGGTGTGACAGAGCAGCTCCTTTAGGAGTTCCAGTTGTTCCCTAAAATCAAACAAATTCAAAAGCTATTAATGTTTGAGATATCATTAAAACAACAGATTTATCTAGATTACTGAAACACGGGCCTTAATCTTGATTTAAAAACCACTCATTACCGATGTGAACTGGATGTTGATGGGATCGTCAAAGTCTATCTTTTTTTGGAGGTCTTGTAGCTCTTGGTAATGCTGACTGCTACCTGCCTGCATCAGTTCAGTCCAGTGAAATGCTCCAGGTTGCTTACTGTCAGTCAGAATGACTGTGCTTAAATCTGGCAATCTGAACAGAGCAatgcaaacagtttgcttttGTGTGATTCTatactaagaaaaaaaaaatctattatgcACTTTTCATGCACTAAAGATGCACTTTCAGCAAAAGGTAATGCACATGACCAAAGTCTAACATGAGTTTATGGTCCAGTGGATTTGTGTATAAGTCAGGCGATGTAATCTTCAGTTTATTCAACAACCAGGGAATTCAGGGGTTGTGGGTGTGGCTGGTGAATGTATTGCTTGCTTTTCTGAGCACATGATTGACTGTATCGTGTTCACAGCTTTATTTTAACTAGGTTTATTTAGGCTAGGATCACCCCAATTTAATCtttgtttacatatttaatgtctgttaaaataaatatgtaaatattttagCAAATTGCTGAAGGAAAAGTAAAGTACAGAAATGTGAGTGTCCGGTCTGGTTTGTATTGTAATGCTGTGTTTATTGTGCACCTGGCACTCTTAAGACCCCCTGCGGGTGCAGTATCCATTTCAGGGCAGAGCTGACTTAACATGTTGTAGTACTCCTGGGTCTTGAAATTAGTTGGACACACTATGGCTTTGCACTGCACCTAAATCAAGAGATACGACCTTTGATTAATAAAAGACCTGGATGGAAAAAATTGATTAACTTGGGTTAATAGATGCACTGACCTTTCTAAGTGCAAACTCCAACTCATTTACTTTATAAGCTGGATTCACTGATACCTGTTAAATAGCAAATAAATAACTGATGAGGATATTCTGTTCACAACACCTGTTGTGcaaaaacaatgaataaatacttaaataatctTCACCAGAATGATTCCAGCTTTAGCTGTAGCAAACTGCATAAGAATCCATTCGTATGTGTTTGGTCCCCACATGCCCAAACGATCTCCTTTCTTTAGACCAAGTGCCAACAGACCTGCTGCTGCCTGATCCACCTGTAACAAACCactgatttattaattaaaataaaacaagattTGATTTAGCAGTGTGTAGAAACCTTGCATTCAGAATTAATAATATGCTAGAAgtatgataaataaatgtattaatgttaAATTTGGCCCAGGTGAGAGctgcatttccccccaattttcctcccaatccagtcatatccagttacccgagtgcattacacttcccctctactgatgctgacccccactctgactgaggagagtcaTGACTAACACATCACGTGTGCAGCACATAactctgacacgtgtgctgtAGCCAACTACATCTTTTCACTTATCTCTGTGCAGataccatcaatcagccagcagaggttgtaattacatcagttatgagttACAAAATATATCAAACGTCTTTTCAGTTAAAAAGATGAGAAGTTCCAAAAGTTCTCACATGTGCACTGATAGCTTAGCAGCTAGGgcattggactagtaatcagaaggttgctggttcacgcTCACATCTGCctcagttgggcccctgagcaaggccattaaacTTCAATTGCTTCAATCAGCTGACTCCACTACTAAAACACCCCAACCCCTTATCCACATCACTCTGTTTATTAGGCGACACATCAACCACTAATCCAAACCAGGATGAAACAAGAGCACTTTAAGTGGCGCTAACCATTGCCAAAAAAACTATCCTCACAAACTGGAAATCATGGAAAAATATCACGATTAATCAATGGAAAAACTTACGCAAAGAACAtatgaaaatggaaaaaatatcAGCATCCAACCAAAACGGAACTCACGAACACATGAAAACATGGTCAGCACTGAAAAACCTTTTACATCAGTGACTCCATCAGCTCTCATCAACAGATTacccacacaccactaacacaaccaTTATATATCTATAACCATTCTATGTATATATCACCTATACCCGAATGTTCCTATGcacacgcatgcacacacacacgcgcacacgcatacacgcacacacactccttTTTTATCTCCATTCTCACCcgcccttttttttttgttttgcttatGTGATGTATATCCTCTCTCTACACAATGACCCTCTCAACCCCCCCCTTTTTGTTCTGCTTATATTATTATCTGCTTATTATATGTGATGTATATCTTCCCTCTTCACAATGACCACAGTTATTAGTACTTcgtattaatactaataaagtTTAATTGGTCCCCCGAAgcgggcaaaaaaaaaaaaaaaaaaaaaaacttcaattgCCTGTACTGTTAGGGTCAAAATAataggttgctttggataaaagcgtctgcttaataCCATTAATGTAATTGTTGTTTAAGCTTTGAACTATCACAATTTCAATAGCTACATTTTTGTAGGTCATATTTACTCTAAATCAACTAATTTATGTAAACATTCAACAGAAATCAACAGAAGAGtgatacatttaataaatattttaattattagttttaacTGACATTATATGGCAGTTGTACAATAGAATAATGTCAATATGTGTGTACAAACTGAAATAAGACTTCATTCTGCACAGTTCTGGCTAGAATTGCAAGAAAATTGATGATGCATACTTacatcggtttgaaactcagcaaaGGTTTTCCTGATGTTATCTTGCAGGAAGATGACAGCTTCAACATCAGGGGTCTTTTCTGCTCTGAGCTGCAGGCTCCTTCCCACCGTGAGAGACTGCATGGAGAAGGATGTGACGCCATGGGCATAGCTGGTTGTGAGGGTTGGAACACTGGGTGGTGTGTCTACATGGATACCACTGGGTGAAACAAAAAAAGGATAAATGAAATGATCTTAACAGATAAAGAAATATTcgacttttagcgcatccaattgcatcatgcttcctgggcagcagccgtatgcatttttacacctgcactaggcgagtgctaatgtgtatcagccctgtgtactgtgaggcacaccctgatcaacgcactccctccccgcccctgtgcaggcgccatcaatcagccagcagatgtcatagttgcatcagttacgaggagaccctatccggcttactactaccctacccctatatgaacaacaggtcaatcgctgcaccacctaagcgcCCCCCAAATATTATTTTGACAAGAAGTGAGTGACAGCCCCTccacaaaaaaaataatttgtaaCTTTTGAGTCACAGTTTGGCTGGTTTTGTTTGCCACATCAGGTGGAGTGGTGATTCATACCTgttgtactttttaaataaaattaacatgGCCCCACTTGCTGGTTTTCCAAAGCAgattgaaaaatgaaaaaacatttatttcatttagtaAGGTTTTTTTACTTGattgtctttttctttctgtttttcaccACCCTTCTCttgtactgctgtaacaagttaatttcaccaagggatcaataaagtcttatcttatctaaacTACAAGTTGGAAGTGTTCAGTGTTACTTGCGGTTGGGGGACAAGTATGACCTAGATGTGAATGACATAGGTGCAGGAATGCCACATCATACATGAGTCACAGTTCTGCTCCCTACATTAGAACAGTAGGAGGTTTGCAGCGTTGTTCTTTGACTGGGTGAAATACAAATTGTTGGCAAATTGTGTAACATCACACCATCCATTACTGACTATTTTTCTTATATTACATGCTATATTGTGCTTTATTCAATCACAATCATTTGAAAGCAACACAGTCTAACTAGAATAAACAGGTTTTTAAACTAGATTTAAAAGCAGTGGAAGGTTGCACAAAACCTTTAATGGTCATTCACTGGTCAgtagtttacattacattacacagtAGTGCACTGTCTAGGGTATAGAGTCACACATATCTTACAAGCTACTAGTGCACTTGAATAGAGGCATTAAACAAAAGCTTTCAGAGTTTCCAGAACGACCTGGCGCACCCACTCACTGCCAACTTATCAACAATAAACAAACGTTCCAAAGTTTACAACAGAACATATGTGTTAACCCGAGCTAATGTGCAGTTACTTTAAAACGGTGTAAGTCAACAGAAAGCACAATTTATAGTTCTGTAAGTGAAAGTgtatcaaacaaacaaacgtatAAATGCGGATTAAACAGGACCTATAATTTCCACCCTAATTTCATCAGCATGCTGTTACCACTTATGTACTCTTGCAACAACTGTATACATTTCTCTTTTACCAGCTCGGTTGAGTAGATAAAACAGGGATCCATCTTCGGTG
This genomic interval carries:
- the acsf2 gene encoding medium-chain acyl-CoA ligase ACSF2, mitochondrial; the protein is MWLRTVAAVRSTGVISNTPRLLHRRWIPVLSTQPSCGIHVDTPPSVPTLTTSYAHGVTSFSMQSLTVGRSLQLRAEKTPDVEAVIFLQDNIRKTFAEFQTDVDQAAAGLLALGLKKGDRLGMWGPNTYEWILMQFATAKAGIILVSVNPAYKVNELEFALRKVQCKAIVCPTNFKTQEYYNMLSQLCPEMDTAPAGGLKSARLPDLSTVILTDSKQPGAFHWTELMQAGSSQHYQELQDLQKKIDFDDPINIQFTSGTTGTPKGAALSHHNIVNNAYFIGLRTGFEWRKKIRVCVPVPLYHCFGSVGGGMVMAVHGITLVFPSTGYDGRANLAAMQNEKCTFVYGTPTMYIDMLGQPDLAKFDLSSVEAGIVAGSPCPPEVIRKVVKVMGIKEITIAYGTTENSPVTFCGFPVDNWDRKTETVGCVGHHLEAKVVDPTTGLIVPLGTPGELMIRGYGVMLGYWQEEAKTRECITKERWYKTGDTASLDCFGYCRIEGRIKDMIIRGGENIYPAEIEQFLHTHPKVQEAQVIGVKDERMGEEVCACIKLKTGQECTAEDIKAFCKGKISHFKIPRYVTFVQSYPLTVSGKIQKNKLREQTEKQLGL